A genomic window from Paenibacillus sp. FSL K6-0276 includes:
- a CDS encoding exonuclease domain-containing protein has translation MREPNKNGGFWNNLRQGGMPSAIASMRGGETAHQTAQQMAYIRSLMREKRRPEVLRTPLSELETVIFDLETTGFSHQHGDEIMSFGAIKVVGEKIKEDECFYTLVNCQTAIPDDITRLTGITEEMAQSAPSLMDGLHNFMSFVGQNVLVAHASSHDKAFLNAALWKTSKVQLTHRVLDTMMLARWLEPQLSNYTLDELLYVHEIPIHGRHNALEDAKMTAQLWVAYLREISERGQVDTLGDLYAYLSRT, from the coding sequence ATGAGGGAGCCAAACAAGAATGGAGGATTTTGGAATAATCTGAGACAAGGCGGAATGCCGTCCGCGATCGCTTCGATGAGAGGTGGAGAGACTGCTCATCAGACTGCGCAGCAAATGGCCTATATCCGATCACTCATGCGTGAGAAGCGTCGTCCTGAGGTACTGCGTACTCCGCTGTCTGAACTGGAGACTGTTATATTTGATTTAGAGACGACAGGATTTTCTCACCAGCATGGGGATGAAATTATGTCATTCGGTGCAATTAAGGTTGTTGGAGAGAAGATTAAGGAAGATGAATGCTTTTATACATTGGTGAATTGTCAGACGGCGATCCCAGATGATATTACGAGGTTAACAGGGATAACGGAAGAGATGGCACAATCCGCCCCCTCCTTAATGGATGGTCTTCATAATTTCATGTCCTTTGTGGGTCAAAATGTGCTAGTGGCACATGCAAGCTCACATGATAAAGCTTTTCTTAATGCTGCTCTATGGAAAACTTCTAAAGTGCAGCTTACACACCGGGTACTGGACACGATGATGCTTGCGCGTTGGCTCGAGCCGCAGCTTAGCAACTATACGCTTGATGAGCTGCTATATGTGCATGAAATTCCGATTCATGGACGTCACAATGCGTTAGAAGATGCCAAGATGACAGCCCAGCTGTGGGTGGCCTACCTTCGAGAAATTTCGGAGCGGGGCCAAGTAGATACATTGGGTGATTTATATGCTTATTTAAGTAGAACGTGA
- a CDS encoding M67 family metallopeptidase, with protein MAAFQGNVQPIRLKYSVQQALGKHLLSCYPHEACGVLLGAAAAGGMLIDTYVPMRNVAPDPLHTFTPHPEEWINVLYNVPTLIGLFHSHPHSEPIPSVADYKGLTALGPEFMIYLIGAPRTEDGHSALLNGFYIERLPNEQGTLSLGLSQAPLHVLLK; from the coding sequence ATGGCAGCATTCCAGGGAAATGTCCAGCCTATAAGACTGAAATATTCCGTACAGCAAGCGCTGGGGAAGCACTTGCTGTCCTGTTATCCGCATGAAGCATGCGGAGTCCTGCTGGGTGCTGCCGCAGCGGGTGGCATGCTCATTGATACTTACGTACCCATGCGCAACGTAGCGCCAGACCCGCTGCACACATTTACTCCCCACCCTGAAGAGTGGATTAATGTTCTCTACAATGTACCGACACTCATCGGTCTATTTCATTCCCATCCACATTCAGAACCTATACCTTCGGTCGCTGATTATAAAGGATTAACAGCACTAGGACCTGAATTTATGATCTATCTTATAGGTGCTCCCAGAACCGAAGATGGCCACTCTGCTTTACTGAATGGATTTTATATTGAGCGGTTGCCAAATGAACAAGGAACACTATCCCTCGGACTATCTCAAGCCCCGCTTCACGTTCTACTTAAATAA
- a CDS encoding TlpA disulfide reductase family protein produces MKAVNKLNITIMILIVCVAVFVVWYNREPKAAAVFGQQDEPPMKIGPKAGLLAPSFSLQGTDGTTYVVDGPREKAVIVNFWASWCDPCQQEAPELNAMVTKYKDVLDIYGINVSSQDYKPNAERFIKKYGLVFPVMFDVKDEVYSKYNGAVFPTNVLIDKNGVISEIILGVLSPEELEKKVIKLTGS; encoded by the coding sequence ATGAAAGCAGTAAATAAATTGAACATCACGATAATGATTCTAATTGTGTGTGTAGCTGTATTTGTGGTGTGGTATAATCGTGAGCCGAAAGCTGCCGCTGTTTTTGGGCAGCAAGATGAGCCACCAATGAAAATAGGACCTAAGGCTGGATTGCTCGCCCCTTCATTTTCACTCCAAGGAACGGATGGGACTACCTATGTAGTGGATGGACCACGAGAGAAAGCGGTCATCGTTAATTTCTGGGCTTCATGGTGTGATCCCTGCCAGCAGGAAGCTCCTGAGCTTAATGCTATGGTCACTAAGTATAAGGATGTTCTAGATATTTACGGTATTAATGTGAGCAGTCAGGATTATAAACCTAATGCAGAGCGTTTTATTAAGAAATACGGTCTTGTGTTCCCAGTTATGTTTGATGTGAAAGATGAGGTGTATAGCAAATATAACGGAGCCGTTTTTCCAACTAATGTGCTCATTGATAAGAATGGAGTGATCTCAGAGATCATTCTAGGCGTTCTTAGTCCTGAAGAGTTGGAGAAGAAAGTCATCAAGCTTACCGGATCATAA
- the cimA gene encoding citramalate synthase has product MSKSISIFDTTLRDGTQGEGISLSADDKLKIAKKLDDLGVHYIEGGIPGSNNKDIEFFKRVKELHLNAKITAFGSTRRKNSLAENDDNLQRMIDAGVPAATLVGKSWDFHVHTALQTTLEENLAMIGDSISYLKRKGLEVIFDAEHFFDGYKNNPEYAAAVLSKAREAGADWLVMCDTNGGTLPYEIHEIVTALNQHLPGANLGIHTHNDCELAVANTLSAIGAGARQVQGTLNGYGERCGNANLCSIIPTLQLKMGYHCIPGDSLPQLTNTARYISEVANVNMPVNQPYVGNAAFAHKGGIHVSAIMRDSRTYEHIAPELVGNKQRVLVSELAGQSNVLSKAQDMGLNLDPSSEQARRVIEKIKTLEHQGYQFEGADASLELLLREATGEMNETFTFESFKMLVEKNAEHPVVSEAFVKLKVGDENLYTAAEGNGPVNALDNALRKALQTYFPQLKEMHLSDYKVRVIDEQDQTAAKVRVLIESKNFTDTWSTVGVSSNVIEASWEALVDSMRYAILNQLTLDNEKSGNNEPRGLVNH; this is encoded by the coding sequence ATGTCTAAGTCCATCTCCATCTTCGATACTACACTACGCGACGGCACCCAAGGTGAAGGCATCAGTCTGTCGGCTGACGACAAGCTGAAGATTGCCAAGAAACTCGATGATCTGGGTGTGCACTATATTGAAGGTGGCATCCCGGGAAGCAACAATAAAGACATTGAATTTTTCAAAAGAGTCAAGGAGCTTCATCTGAACGCTAAAATCACTGCATTTGGCAGCACTCGGCGGAAGAATTCCTTGGCCGAAAACGATGACAATTTACAACGTATGATTGATGCAGGTGTTCCTGCTGCTACACTCGTGGGGAAATCTTGGGATTTCCACGTGCACACGGCATTACAGACTACGCTTGAGGAGAATCTCGCCATGATTGGCGACTCCATATCCTACCTGAAACGCAAAGGCCTTGAAGTGATCTTCGATGCCGAGCATTTCTTCGACGGATACAAGAACAATCCTGAATATGCTGCAGCCGTTCTGTCCAAGGCCCGGGAAGCCGGTGCAGATTGGCTAGTGATGTGCGATACCAATGGCGGAACGTTGCCATATGAAATTCATGAGATTGTTACCGCTCTGAACCAGCATCTCCCTGGAGCCAATCTCGGAATTCATACTCACAATGATTGTGAGCTCGCGGTAGCTAACACACTTAGTGCAATCGGAGCTGGAGCACGTCAAGTACAAGGTACCCTTAACGGATACGGTGAACGTTGCGGTAATGCTAACCTTTGCTCCATTATTCCTACGCTGCAGCTCAAAATGGGCTACCATTGTATTCCAGGTGATTCTTTACCACAGCTTACCAATACAGCTCGCTATATCAGTGAAGTTGCCAATGTAAATATGCCGGTAAACCAGCCTTACGTTGGAAATGCAGCTTTTGCACACAAAGGTGGAATCCATGTCTCCGCCATCATGCGTGATTCACGGACTTATGAGCACATCGCTCCTGAACTTGTCGGCAACAAGCAACGCGTTCTGGTCTCTGAACTGGCAGGTCAGAGCAATGTGCTGTCTAAAGCGCAGGATATGGGCTTAAATCTGGATCCAAGCAGCGAGCAAGCTCGTCGAGTGATTGAGAAGATCAAGACCCTGGAACATCAAGGTTACCAATTCGAAGGTGCTGATGCCTCGCTGGAACTTCTGCTACGGGAAGCTACTGGCGAGATGAATGAAACCTTTACCTTTGAGTCCTTCAAGATGCTTGTTGAGAAAAACGCAGAGCATCCAGTAGTATCTGAAGCCTTTGTAAAGCTGAAAGTTGGCGACGAGAACCTCTATACTGCTGCTGAAGGTAACGGACCGGTTAACGCACTCGATAACGCTCTTCGCAAAGCACTGCAAACTTACTTCCCGCAATTAAAGGAAATGCATCTATCCGACTATAAGGTACGGGTAATAGATGAACAGGATCAGACCGCAGCGAAGGTTAGAGTACTAATTGAATCCAAGAACTTTACAGACACATGGAGCACAGTTGGCGTATCCAGTAACGTCATTGAAGCCAGCTGGGAAGCGCTTGTTGACAGTATGCGTTACGCAATTCTAAATCAACTCACGCTAGATAATGAGAAGTCTGGCAATAATGAACCTAGAGGCCTTGTAAATCATTAA
- a CDS encoding DNA polymerase IV — protein sequence MHNVDQYYPTSGRVILHVDMNAFYCSVHEAENPDQYRGKATAVAGSVELRKGIIVTCSYVARRLGISTGMQVQKALRICPSLIVIKPDFHLYRKYSNAFMQIAYSYTPLLEAVSIDECYLDITGSRQFGTPMEIAETIQRRIMEELGLPCSIGISPNKLLAKMASDLKKPNGISVLRLRDVPNILWDKPCNEMFGIGGKTAEKLRKLGIYSIGQLAAADETMLVENFGVMGSWLKRAGNGIDHGIVNPEREQSKSIGHTTTLPRDVVGLVEVRPILLNLSDQVARRLRKQGLVASGVQLTIRTPDMKTITRSRQLEVPSESGEDIYKSVCDLYVRHWNGEKPVRLLGVTLQGLIAKEDSAIQLDLFDYERQPKKESLNKAMDMLRNKFGENAVLTAGMLSDSHSARLRNHKERGTSLQKDNLLSVESDKE from the coding sequence GTGCATAATGTTGATCAGTATTATCCAACGAGTGGCAGGGTCATCCTGCATGTGGATATGAATGCTTTTTACTGCTCTGTACATGAAGCGGAGAACCCGGATCAATACAGAGGTAAAGCTACTGCGGTTGCAGGTAGTGTTGAATTACGAAAAGGGATTATTGTTACTTGTTCCTATGTCGCCCGTAGATTAGGGATTTCGACGGGAATGCAGGTTCAGAAGGCGCTTCGAATTTGTCCATCGCTTATCGTTATTAAGCCGGACTTCCATTTATACCGCAAATATTCTAATGCTTTTATGCAGATTGCCTATAGCTATACACCATTATTGGAAGCAGTGTCGATAGATGAATGTTACTTAGATATCACCGGCTCTCGACAATTCGGTACGCCCATGGAAATTGCGGAAACAATTCAGCGCCGAATAATGGAAGAATTGGGCTTGCCATGTTCTATCGGCATTTCCCCTAACAAGTTGCTTGCAAAGATGGCCTCGGATTTAAAGAAACCGAATGGAATTTCGGTGCTAAGACTACGGGATGTGCCTAACATCTTATGGGATAAGCCGTGTAATGAAATGTTCGGTATCGGTGGAAAAACGGCAGAGAAGCTTCGTAAGCTGGGAATTTACAGCATTGGTCAATTAGCAGCGGCTGATGAGACTATGCTGGTTGAGAACTTTGGGGTTATGGGTTCATGGCTGAAACGGGCTGGAAATGGCATCGATCATGGGATAGTTAATCCTGAGCGGGAGCAGAGTAAGTCGATCGGACATACAACCACTCTGCCTCGTGATGTAGTAGGTCTTGTTGAGGTTAGACCGATTTTACTTAATTTAAGTGATCAGGTAGCGCGTCGCTTGCGAAAGCAAGGTCTTGTTGCTTCAGGTGTGCAGCTTACCATCCGTACGCCCGACATGAAGACGATTACTCGTTCGCGTCAGCTTGAGGTGCCTTCAGAAAGTGGAGAGGATATCTACAAGTCTGTCTGTGATCTGTATGTTCGTCATTGGAACGGCGAGAAGCCGGTACGGCTGCTTGGTGTGACATTGCAAGGATTGATTGCAAAAGAGGATTCTGCAATTCAGCTTGATTTGTTCGATTACGAACGGCAACCTAAGAAAGAGTCACTGAACAAGGCCATGGATATGCTGCGCAATAAATTTGGTGAAAATGCAGTTCTGACCGCCGGGATGTTAAGTGATTCCCATTCTGCAAGGCTCCGTAATCATAAGGAACGCGGAACGTCCCTACAAAAGGATAATCTGCTATCAGTAGAATCTGATAAAGAATGA
- a CDS encoding ferredoxin — protein MTKYTWVEKDTCIACGACGATAPDIFDYDDEGLAEVIYENDGNHGVTAIPDDLFDDLQDSCDGCPTDSIKIADEPFNKEG, from the coding sequence ATGACTAAGTACACTTGGGTCGAAAAAGACACTTGTATCGCTTGCGGTGCATGTGGCGCGACGGCTCCTGATATTTTTGATTACGATGATGAAGGTTTGGCGGAAGTTATTTATGAAAATGACGGAAACCACGGCGTGACAGCGATTCCGGACGATTTGTTTGATGATCTCCAAGATTCCTGTGACGGTTGCCCAACCGACTCCATTAAAATTGCGGACGAACCTTTTAACAAAGAAGGTTAA
- a CDS encoding L,D-transpeptidase encodes MKNSQHLKAYVQMHPDNKMAWYLLGKEYYKNGQQGKANYCFNQAGEVYEAFEHSKVPAEMLREYEEGLLQASRQRERGQQRLRYISLALMLLILLMVPSAVAPGISVTGEQEVLQDTTASEVKDLPDQKDSGQEPVIEAKKAMYTAQEDVAAASQGKLMAKMLMRKEPFQAAVLGMERDGKWLLWKEKLPLNFTLQKNGKGRMVYQSYDPKACACEPPDQGQLAKDATEWQSDQEEIATLWSAMRAYQNHKGKLPDTLAELTGSFPENWIGGTTAVMKREFSPLKAVATTKMALGTSEATAKPSSSTNDGVRSIPTALSESGSVVSDVPFFDQPLRVVVDKQNHRLAVVSGSIILRNYAVGLGGDKTPEGNFVITDKVVNPNGRDDGDFGSRGLQLSDSNYAIHGTNEPDSVGKDESLGCIRMGREDVEELFALIPKGTKVVISKGVLPEKQLVPVKRFSSTAKHDQTNPHKVYHWLN; translated from the coding sequence ATGAAGAACTCACAGCACCTCAAAGCATATGTACAGATGCACCCAGATAATAAGATGGCATGGTACTTGCTGGGGAAGGAATACTATAAGAATGGCCAACAGGGAAAAGCTAACTATTGCTTCAATCAGGCTGGGGAAGTGTATGAGGCTTTCGAGCATAGCAAGGTACCAGCTGAAATGCTACGCGAATATGAAGAGGGATTGTTGCAGGCGAGCCGCCAGCGTGAGCGGGGCCAACAAAGATTGAGATACATATCACTGGCGCTAATGCTTCTTATTCTGTTAATGGTACCTTCAGCAGTGGCTCCGGGTATTAGTGTTACAGGAGAACAGGAAGTGCTTCAAGACACGACAGCATCAGAAGTCAAAGATCTACCAGATCAAAAAGACTCAGGCCAAGAACCTGTTATCGAGGCGAAAAAAGCGATGTATACAGCGCAAGAGGATGTAGCCGCGGCTTCTCAAGGGAAGTTAATGGCGAAAATGTTGATGCGCAAAGAACCTTTTCAAGCTGCTGTATTAGGGATGGAGCGAGATGGGAAGTGGCTGCTCTGGAAAGAGAAACTTCCGCTAAATTTCACACTGCAAAAGAATGGAAAGGGACGGATGGTGTATCAGTCTTATGATCCAAAGGCATGTGCATGTGAGCCGCCAGATCAAGGGCAACTTGCTAAGGATGCAACAGAATGGCAGAGTGACCAAGAGGAGATTGCCACACTCTGGAGTGCAATGCGGGCTTATCAGAATCATAAAGGCAAGCTTCCAGATACATTAGCGGAGTTGACAGGATCTTTTCCAGAGAACTGGATTGGTGGGACGACAGCAGTCATGAAGCGGGAATTCAGCCCTCTAAAAGCGGTGGCTACGACCAAGATGGCACTGGGAACATCAGAAGCCACAGCGAAGCCTTCAAGCTCAACTAACGATGGTGTAAGGAGTATTCCGACAGCCTTAAGTGAGAGTGGAAGTGTTGTGAGTGACGTTCCTTTTTTTGATCAGCCACTTAGAGTAGTTGTGGATAAACAAAATCACCGATTAGCTGTAGTCAGCGGTTCTATTATTCTGCGAAATTATGCGGTAGGGCTTGGCGGAGATAAGACACCGGAGGGTAACTTCGTCATCACAGATAAAGTAGTCAATCCGAATGGTCGAGATGATGGGGATTTCGGCAGCAGAGGGTTACAGCTTTCAGATAGTAACTATGCTATTCACGGCACCAATGAGCCTGACAGTGTCGGCAAAGATGAATCCCTTGGATGTATTCGAATGGGTCGAGAAGATGTGGAGGAGCTATTCGCACTGATTCCTAAGGGTACGAAAGTAGTGATTAGTAAAGGGGTTCTGCCTGAAAAGCAGCTTGTGCCGGTTAAACGCTTCAGCTCCACTGCTAAGCATGATCAGACCAACCCCCACAAAGTATACCACTGGCTGAATTAG
- a CDS encoding quinone-dependent dihydroorotate dehydrogenase, whose product MLYRNFGKPIFFKIDPEKAHHLVIGGLDKSSSVPGGSAALRLMYGVPETADLAVDLFGQHFPTPVGLAAGLDKNAEAVVGFSSIGFGFMEVGTVTPKGQPGNDSPRLFRLPSDEALINRMGFNNEGADAMAQRLKKLKNRRIPIAVNIGRNKITSNEAAHEDYRQCIRTLYPYGDFFVVNISSPNTPGLRSLQHGSELSFLLAQVKEEMEIQRKASGITKSLLVKIAPDVSDAELEYMVHTLTEAGMDGIIATNTTLNRDGLSHEKANETGGLSGKPLRDRSTEIIRSIYRQTEGKMPIIGSGGIFTSQDAYDKIRAGASLVEIYTALIYEGPEVNRKLHAGLRQLLRRDGFSHISEAVGADHH is encoded by the coding sequence GTGTTGTATCGTAATTTTGGTAAACCAATTTTTTTTAAGATTGACCCCGAGAAGGCTCACCATCTCGTTATAGGTGGATTGGATAAATCGTCATCAGTTCCCGGCGGAAGCGCGGCGCTACGTTTAATGTACGGAGTTCCAGAAACGGCAGATTTAGCGGTTGATCTGTTCGGCCAGCATTTTCCGACTCCGGTTGGACTTGCTGCAGGATTGGATAAAAATGCCGAAGCCGTAGTCGGATTCTCTTCGATCGGGTTTGGATTTATGGAAGTGGGTACGGTCACCCCTAAGGGTCAACCAGGAAACGATAGCCCACGTTTGTTCCGTCTTCCTTCGGATGAAGCGCTGATTAATCGAATGGGCTTCAATAACGAAGGGGCTGATGCTATGGCACAGCGTCTGAAGAAATTAAAGAATCGGAGAATTCCAATAGCAGTTAATATTGGCCGGAATAAGATAACTAGTAATGAAGCGGCTCATGAAGATTATCGTCAGTGCATCCGTACGCTTTATCCGTACGGTGATTTTTTTGTGGTCAATATCAGTTCGCCGAATACACCTGGTCTGCGCAGTCTCCAGCATGGCAGTGAATTATCGTTCCTGCTAGCTCAGGTGAAGGAAGAAATGGAGATTCAGCGTAAAGCCAGTGGCATTACCAAAAGCTTGTTGGTTAAGATAGCACCAGACGTAAGTGACGCAGAGTTAGAGTATATGGTTCACACGCTGACAGAAGCTGGTATGGATGGTATTATTGCTACGAATACTACATTGAACCGTGATGGACTTAGTCATGAGAAGGCTAATGAGACGGGTGGCTTAAGCGGAAAGCCGTTACGCGACCGTTCAACGGAGATCATTCGCAGTATTTATCGCCAGACGGAAGGGAAGATGCCGATCATAGGATCAGGCGGCATTTTCACCAGTCAGGATGCGTATGACAAGATAAGAGCAGGTGCAAGTCTGGTAGAAATTTATACAGCTCTCATCTACGAAGGACCGGAGGTAAACCGCAAATTGCATGCTGGATTACGGCAGCTCTTACGGCGGGATGGATTCAGTCATATCTCTGAAGCAGTGGGCGCTGATCACCACTAA
- a CDS encoding GTP pyrophosphokinase family protein has product MDGRDWGTFLLPYEQTVEELKVKFKTMRSELKKREEYTPIEFVTGRVKRLSSILEKAKRLNVKMEDLETGIEDIAGIRIMCQFVEDIRRVAEYIRARKDLEVLYEKDYITNYKESGYRSFHMIIKYPVQTALGQKIVLAEIQIRTLAMNFWATIEHSLNYKYRESLPDEMRVRLKTAAEAASILDSEMSSIREEILEAQKTFEENSNMTTQILKAIHQLYFYHLVNEAIDTQARFNEIWQVQDMEAMKELLDHVRGLLSAAKKDRLPDGL; this is encoded by the coding sequence ATGGACGGCAGGGACTGGGGAACTTTTTTGCTTCCATATGAACAGACTGTGGAAGAATTGAAAGTTAAATTCAAAACAATGCGTTCGGAGTTGAAGAAAAGAGAGGAATACACGCCGATAGAATTCGTAACGGGGCGTGTAAAGCGGCTGTCAAGCATTTTGGAGAAGGCTAAACGGCTGAATGTGAAGATGGAAGATCTGGAGACGGGGATTGAAGATATTGCAGGGATTCGGATCATGTGCCAGTTCGTGGAGGATATCCGCAGAGTGGCCGAATATATCCGGGCCCGTAAGGATCTTGAAGTACTCTATGAGAAGGATTACATCACCAATTATAAAGAGAGCGGCTACCGCAGCTTCCATATGATTATTAAATATCCTGTGCAGACAGCGCTTGGCCAGAAAATTGTGCTCGCGGAGATCCAAATTCGCACACTAGCTATGAATTTCTGGGCAACTATAGAGCATTCCCTGAACTATAAATATCGGGAAAGTCTACCTGATGAAATGCGTGTTCGACTTAAGACAGCTGCTGAAGCAGCATCGATCCTCGACAGCGAAATGTCCAGTATTCGGGAAGAGATTCTGGAAGCGCAGAAGACATTCGAGGAAAACTCGAATATGACCACTCAGATTCTTAAGGCCATTCATCAATTGTATTTCTATCACTTGGTGAATGAGGCTATAGATACTCAGGCCCGCTTTAACGAAATATGGCAGGTTCAGGATATGGAAGCCATGAAAGAGCTTCTGGATCATGTGCGGGGACTTCTTTCCGCAGCTAAAAAGGATAGATTGCCGGATGGCTTATGA
- a CDS encoding DUF309 domain-containing protein — translation MAYEPLYLEYLVYFNRDRDYFECHEVLEELWLAQKRDPLYKALLQVAVGLYHFRYHNVRGATIMLSGASAKLEEYPAVTLGINLAKLVEEVKDYVRRLESYEQRTFSYYDLTIDIIDPSLADQVETAAVVITPNNPQRRGPQRPTSFQRK, via the coding sequence ATGGCTTATGAACCGTTGTACTTGGAATACCTAGTGTACTTTAATCGTGACAGGGACTATTTCGAATGTCACGAGGTGCTCGAAGAACTGTGGCTTGCCCAGAAACGAGATCCTTTGTACAAAGCTCTTCTCCAAGTAGCAGTAGGGTTATACCATTTTCGTTATCATAATGTGCGCGGTGCAACGATTATGCTGAGTGGAGCTTCTGCCAAACTGGAGGAATATCCAGCAGTAACACTCGGCATTAATCTGGCTAAGCTTGTGGAGGAAGTGAAAGATTATGTTCGGCGCTTAGAGTCATATGAACAGCGGACATTTTCTTATTACGATCTGACCATAGATATTATTGATCCAAGTCTAGCGGACCAAGTAGAGACTGCAGCTGTAGTTATCACACCGAATAACCCTCAACGACGCGGTCCTCAGAGACCGACATCCTTTCAACGTAAGTAA